A genome region from Primulina eburnea isolate SZY01 chromosome 9, ASM2296580v1, whole genome shotgun sequence includes the following:
- the LOC140841321 gene encoding B3 domain-containing transcription factor ABI3-like isoform X1 gives MVEGGGGGPPLAEHDRHSSDRNGGAEVVDMEAEVGENSGGGGGFEAMQVEEHGMVMGEKDFWFEREQENTLLDMNDASVLFGDFPSLPELPCMSSSSSSSTAPSAAQTIAATPSSSSAASSSPEASWAPPKRRRDQTEAGYAVVSSSTTGTDIAPRLSDLESMLDSDCVDVMEDLGYMDLIDGNEIWDPSSLFENQEIIPGQEAPPPQKTQCQEENDGFSFLRGNKELSMIFLDWLKQNKDRISAEDVRKIKLNRSTIENASKRLGRTKEGMKRLLKLILEWVEHYQLQKNGGRRPQSQFQCQENPVVNPTRISNSNFSYTNVVSPDNSNPHCFPTTPCMIPVPTPHVLESPTLVATPPGLPPLAVGYCNIGGATYSNPPLPVPPTYQHHQQVMNMMPCTHSSEYQMMNNAQAWTPTPYTMSMSPQFSHSTDNSHPVSSYQQVFVRNPYQTSAPNGETLVRSGCSATKEARKNRMARQKRLYSNHHRHSNNKNQIDCSHPVGDPVSSPEDWMYSPVVDLTSTPPPESVPIPSVDTSEVQVNGGSMQLQDFRGDSYSHQRQNGCLKTERNLKFLMQKVLKQSDVGNLGRIVLPKKEAENHLPELETRDGVTIAMEDIGASRVWNMRYRFWPNNKSRMYLLENTGDFVKVNGLQEGDFIVIYLDTKCGKYMIRGVKVRQPEAKSDAWKQTGRRNARNLSRPRIRPSSDEL, from the exons ATGGTTgagggaggaggaggaggaccgCCTCTTGCTGAGCACGATCGGCACTCTTCTGACCGAAATGGTGGGGCGGAAGTTGTGGATATGGAGGCGGAGGTTGGGGAAAActctggtggtggtggtggttttGAAGCTATGCAAGTGGAGGAACATGGGATGGTGATGGGGGAGAAAGATTTTTGGTTTGAAAGGGAACAAGAAAACACCCTTCTAGACATGAACGACGCTTCTGTTTTGTTCGGTGATTTCCCCTCTCTACCGGAGTTGCCTTGCATGTCTTCGTCTTCGTCGTCTTCAACCGCCCCATCGGCGGCGCAGACCATAGCGGCGACGCCCTCGTCTTCCTCCGCCGCTTCCTCGTCGCCCGAGGCCTCGTGGGCACCGCCCAAGAGGAGGAGGGACCAGACTGAAGCGGGTTACGCCGTCGTGTCATCCTCCACCACCGGTACTGATATTGCGCCGCGGCTGTCTGATCTTGAAAGTATGCTCGACTCCGATTGCGTCGATGTGATGGAGGATTTGGGGTACATGGATTTGATTGACGGCAATGAGATATGGGACCCATCTTCACTGTTCGAGAACCAAGAAATCATTCCAGGCCAAGAGGCGCCGCCGCCGCAGAAAACCCAATGCCAAGAAGAGAACGATGGGTTCAGTTTCCTACGAGGGAATAAGGAGCTCTCCATGATTTTTCTCGATTGGTTGAAGCAAAACAAAGATCGCATCTCTGCAGAGGATGTGAGGAAAATAAAACTCAACCGATCCACCATTGAGAATGCTTCAAAGCGATTGGGCAGAACTAAAGAAGGCATGAAACGTCTTCTGAAATTGATTCTTGAATGGGTGGAGCACTACCAGCTTCAAAAGAATGGAGGCCGCCGCCCTCAATCTCAGTTTCAGTGTCAAGAAAACCCCGTTGTTAATCCAACCCGTATCTCTAACTCCAATTTCAGTTACACTAATGTCGTCTCTCCTGATAACTCTAACCCACATTGCTTTCCCACGACTCCGTGTATGATTCCTGTACCAACCCCTCATGTTCTTGAATCCCCCACCCTGGTGGCAACGCCGCCTGGTCTTCCTCCTCTGGCAGTTGGGTACTGCAATATCGGTGGTGCAACTTATTCGAACCCGCCACTTCCAGTACCCCCTACATACCAACATCATCAgcaagtgatgaatatgatgccTTGTACACATTCCTCAGAATACCAGATGATGAACAATGCTCAAGCCTGGACTCCAACCCCTTATACCATGTCCATGTCACCTCAATTTAGCCATTCTACGGATAATAGTCATCCTGTTTCATCCTATCAGCAAGTTTTCGTTCGGAATCCATATCAGACTTCTGCTCCAAATGGGGAGACATTGGTTAGGTCAGGCTGTTCTGCGACTAAAGAGGCTCGAAAGAACAGAATGGCTCGGCAAAAACGGCTCTACTCAAACCATCACCGACACagtaataataaaaatcaaatagatTGTTCACATCCTGTGGGTGATCCAGTTAGTTCTCCGGAAGACTGGATGTATTCGCCTGTTGTTGATCTTACATCGACTCCTCCGCCAGAGAGCGTGCCAATTCCATCGGTTGATACCTCTGAAGTTCAAGTCAATGGAGGCTCGATGCAACTGCAGGATTTTCGAGGGGATTCATATTCACATCAACGCCAAAAT GGTTGTTTGAAGACGGAGAGGAACTTGAAGTTTTTGATGCAGAAAGTCTTGAAGCAAAGTGATGTTGGTAATCTAGGACGGATTGTGTTGCCGAAA AAGGAAGCTGAAAACCATCTCCCTGAACTCGAGACCCGGGACGGAGTCACAATTGCCATGGAAGATATTGGAGCTTCTCGGGTCTGGAATATGCGATATAG GTTTTGGCCAAACAACAAAAGTAGAATGTACCTTCTTGAGAACACAG GAGATTTTGTGAAGGTCAATGGACTTCAAGAAGGAGATTTTATAGTGATCTACCTAGACACAAAATGTGGCAAATAC ATGATTAGAGGAGTAAAAGTGCGCCAACCCGAAGCCAAGTCGGATGCCTGGAAACAGACAGGAAGGAGAAACGCCCGGAACTTATCACGCCCTCGTATCCGCCCTTCCTCGGATGAGCTGTGA
- the LOC140841321 gene encoding B3 domain-containing transcription factor ABI3-like isoform X2, with the protein MVEGGGGGPPLAEHDRHSSDRNGGAEVVDMEAEVGENSGGGGGFEAMQVEEHGMVMGEKDFWFEREQENTLLDMNDASVLFGDFPSLPELPCMSSSSSSSTAPSAAQTIAATPSSSSAASSSPEASWAPPKRRRDQTEAGYAVVSSSTTGTDIAPRLSDLESMLDSDCVDVMEDLGYMDLIDGNEIWDPSSLFENQEIIPGQEAPPPQKTQCQEENDGFSFLRGNKELSMIFLDWLKQNKDRISAEDVRKIKLNRSTIENASKRLGRTKEGMKRLLKLILEWVEHYQLQKNGGRRPQSQFQCQENPVVNPTRISNSNFSYTNVVSPDNSNPHCFPTTPCMIPVPTPHVLESPTLVATPPGLPPLAVGYCNIGGATYSNPPLPVPPTYQHHQQVMNMMPCTHSSEYQMMNNAQAWTPTPYTMSMSPQFSHSTDNSHPVSSYQQVFVRNPYQTSAPNGETLVRSGCSATKEARKNRMARQKRLYSNHHRHSNNKNQIDCSHPVGDPVSSPEDWMYSPVVDLTSTPPPESVPIPSVDTSEVQVNGGSMQLQDFRGDSYSHQRQNGCLKTERNLKFLMQKVLKQSDVGNLGRIVLPKEAENHLPELETRDGVTIAMEDIGASRVWNMRYRFWPNNKSRMYLLENTGDFVKVNGLQEGDFIVIYLDTKCGKYMIRGVKVRQPEAKSDAWKQTGRRNARNLSRPRIRPSSDEL; encoded by the exons ATGGTTgagggaggaggaggaggaccgCCTCTTGCTGAGCACGATCGGCACTCTTCTGACCGAAATGGTGGGGCGGAAGTTGTGGATATGGAGGCGGAGGTTGGGGAAAActctggtggtggtggtggttttGAAGCTATGCAAGTGGAGGAACATGGGATGGTGATGGGGGAGAAAGATTTTTGGTTTGAAAGGGAACAAGAAAACACCCTTCTAGACATGAACGACGCTTCTGTTTTGTTCGGTGATTTCCCCTCTCTACCGGAGTTGCCTTGCATGTCTTCGTCTTCGTCGTCTTCAACCGCCCCATCGGCGGCGCAGACCATAGCGGCGACGCCCTCGTCTTCCTCCGCCGCTTCCTCGTCGCCCGAGGCCTCGTGGGCACCGCCCAAGAGGAGGAGGGACCAGACTGAAGCGGGTTACGCCGTCGTGTCATCCTCCACCACCGGTACTGATATTGCGCCGCGGCTGTCTGATCTTGAAAGTATGCTCGACTCCGATTGCGTCGATGTGATGGAGGATTTGGGGTACATGGATTTGATTGACGGCAATGAGATATGGGACCCATCTTCACTGTTCGAGAACCAAGAAATCATTCCAGGCCAAGAGGCGCCGCCGCCGCAGAAAACCCAATGCCAAGAAGAGAACGATGGGTTCAGTTTCCTACGAGGGAATAAGGAGCTCTCCATGATTTTTCTCGATTGGTTGAAGCAAAACAAAGATCGCATCTCTGCAGAGGATGTGAGGAAAATAAAACTCAACCGATCCACCATTGAGAATGCTTCAAAGCGATTGGGCAGAACTAAAGAAGGCATGAAACGTCTTCTGAAATTGATTCTTGAATGGGTGGAGCACTACCAGCTTCAAAAGAATGGAGGCCGCCGCCCTCAATCTCAGTTTCAGTGTCAAGAAAACCCCGTTGTTAATCCAACCCGTATCTCTAACTCCAATTTCAGTTACACTAATGTCGTCTCTCCTGATAACTCTAACCCACATTGCTTTCCCACGACTCCGTGTATGATTCCTGTACCAACCCCTCATGTTCTTGAATCCCCCACCCTGGTGGCAACGCCGCCTGGTCTTCCTCCTCTGGCAGTTGGGTACTGCAATATCGGTGGTGCAACTTATTCGAACCCGCCACTTCCAGTACCCCCTACATACCAACATCATCAgcaagtgatgaatatgatgccTTGTACACATTCCTCAGAATACCAGATGATGAACAATGCTCAAGCCTGGACTCCAACCCCTTATACCATGTCCATGTCACCTCAATTTAGCCATTCTACGGATAATAGTCATCCTGTTTCATCCTATCAGCAAGTTTTCGTTCGGAATCCATATCAGACTTCTGCTCCAAATGGGGAGACATTGGTTAGGTCAGGCTGTTCTGCGACTAAAGAGGCTCGAAAGAACAGAATGGCTCGGCAAAAACGGCTCTACTCAAACCATCACCGACACagtaataataaaaatcaaatagatTGTTCACATCCTGTGGGTGATCCAGTTAGTTCTCCGGAAGACTGGATGTATTCGCCTGTTGTTGATCTTACATCGACTCCTCCGCCAGAGAGCGTGCCAATTCCATCGGTTGATACCTCTGAAGTTCAAGTCAATGGAGGCTCGATGCAACTGCAGGATTTTCGAGGGGATTCATATTCACATCAACGCCAAAAT GGTTGTTTGAAGACGGAGAGGAACTTGAAGTTTTTGATGCAGAAAGTCTTGAAGCAAAGTGATGTTGGTAATCTAGGACGGATTGTGTTGCCGAAA GAAGCTGAAAACCATCTCCCTGAACTCGAGACCCGGGACGGAGTCACAATTGCCATGGAAGATATTGGAGCTTCTCGGGTCTGGAATATGCGATATAG GTTTTGGCCAAACAACAAAAGTAGAATGTACCTTCTTGAGAACACAG GAGATTTTGTGAAGGTCAATGGACTTCAAGAAGGAGATTTTATAGTGATCTACCTAGACACAAAATGTGGCAAATAC ATGATTAGAGGAGTAAAAGTGCGCCAACCCGAAGCCAAGTCGGATGCCTGGAAACAGACAGGAAGGAGAAACGCCCGGAACTTATCACGCCCTCGTATCCGCCCTTCCTCGGATGAGCTGTGA
- the LOC140841321 gene encoding B3 domain-containing transcription factor ABI3-like isoform X3 — MVEGGGGGPPLAEHDRHSSDRNGGAEVVDMEAEVGENSGGGGGFEAMQVEEHGMVMGEKDFWFEREQENTLLDMNDASVLFGDFPSLPELPCMSSSSSSSTAPSAAQTIAATPSSSSAASSSPEASWAPPKRRRDQTEAGYAVVSSSTTGTDIAPRLSDLESMLDSDCVDVMEDLGYMDLIDGNEIWDPSSLFENQEIIPGQEAPPPQKTQCQEENDGFSFLRGNKELSMIFLDWLKQNKDRISAEDVRKIKLNRSTIENASKRLGRTKEGMKRLLKLILEWVEHYQLQKNGGRRPQSQFQCQENPVVNPTRISNSNFSYTNVVSPDNSNPHCFPTTPCMIPVPTPHVLESPTLVATPPGLPPLAVGYCNIGGATYSNPPLPVPPTYQHHQQVMNMMPCTHSSEYQMMNNAQAWTPTPYTMSMSPQFSHSTDNSHPVSSYQQVFVRNPYQTSAPNGETLVRSGCSATKEARKNRMARQKRLYSNHHRHSNNKNQIDCSHPVGDPVSSPEDWMYSPVVDLTSTPPPESVPIPSVDTSEVQVNGGSMQLQDFRGDSYSHQRQNGCLKTERNLKFLMQKVLKQSDVGNLGRIVLPKKEAENHLPELETRDGVTIAMEDIGASRVWNMRYRFWPNNKSRMYLLENTDD, encoded by the exons ATGGTTgagggaggaggaggaggaccgCCTCTTGCTGAGCACGATCGGCACTCTTCTGACCGAAATGGTGGGGCGGAAGTTGTGGATATGGAGGCGGAGGTTGGGGAAAActctggtggtggtggtggttttGAAGCTATGCAAGTGGAGGAACATGGGATGGTGATGGGGGAGAAAGATTTTTGGTTTGAAAGGGAACAAGAAAACACCCTTCTAGACATGAACGACGCTTCTGTTTTGTTCGGTGATTTCCCCTCTCTACCGGAGTTGCCTTGCATGTCTTCGTCTTCGTCGTCTTCAACCGCCCCATCGGCGGCGCAGACCATAGCGGCGACGCCCTCGTCTTCCTCCGCCGCTTCCTCGTCGCCCGAGGCCTCGTGGGCACCGCCCAAGAGGAGGAGGGACCAGACTGAAGCGGGTTACGCCGTCGTGTCATCCTCCACCACCGGTACTGATATTGCGCCGCGGCTGTCTGATCTTGAAAGTATGCTCGACTCCGATTGCGTCGATGTGATGGAGGATTTGGGGTACATGGATTTGATTGACGGCAATGAGATATGGGACCCATCTTCACTGTTCGAGAACCAAGAAATCATTCCAGGCCAAGAGGCGCCGCCGCCGCAGAAAACCCAATGCCAAGAAGAGAACGATGGGTTCAGTTTCCTACGAGGGAATAAGGAGCTCTCCATGATTTTTCTCGATTGGTTGAAGCAAAACAAAGATCGCATCTCTGCAGAGGATGTGAGGAAAATAAAACTCAACCGATCCACCATTGAGAATGCTTCAAAGCGATTGGGCAGAACTAAAGAAGGCATGAAACGTCTTCTGAAATTGATTCTTGAATGGGTGGAGCACTACCAGCTTCAAAAGAATGGAGGCCGCCGCCCTCAATCTCAGTTTCAGTGTCAAGAAAACCCCGTTGTTAATCCAACCCGTATCTCTAACTCCAATTTCAGTTACACTAATGTCGTCTCTCCTGATAACTCTAACCCACATTGCTTTCCCACGACTCCGTGTATGATTCCTGTACCAACCCCTCATGTTCTTGAATCCCCCACCCTGGTGGCAACGCCGCCTGGTCTTCCTCCTCTGGCAGTTGGGTACTGCAATATCGGTGGTGCAACTTATTCGAACCCGCCACTTCCAGTACCCCCTACATACCAACATCATCAgcaagtgatgaatatgatgccTTGTACACATTCCTCAGAATACCAGATGATGAACAATGCTCAAGCCTGGACTCCAACCCCTTATACCATGTCCATGTCACCTCAATTTAGCCATTCTACGGATAATAGTCATCCTGTTTCATCCTATCAGCAAGTTTTCGTTCGGAATCCATATCAGACTTCTGCTCCAAATGGGGAGACATTGGTTAGGTCAGGCTGTTCTGCGACTAAAGAGGCTCGAAAGAACAGAATGGCTCGGCAAAAACGGCTCTACTCAAACCATCACCGACACagtaataataaaaatcaaatagatTGTTCACATCCTGTGGGTGATCCAGTTAGTTCTCCGGAAGACTGGATGTATTCGCCTGTTGTTGATCTTACATCGACTCCTCCGCCAGAGAGCGTGCCAATTCCATCGGTTGATACCTCTGAAGTTCAAGTCAATGGAGGCTCGATGCAACTGCAGGATTTTCGAGGGGATTCATATTCACATCAACGCCAAAAT GGTTGTTTGAAGACGGAGAGGAACTTGAAGTTTTTGATGCAGAAAGTCTTGAAGCAAAGTGATGTTGGTAATCTAGGACGGATTGTGTTGCCGAAA AAGGAAGCTGAAAACCATCTCCCTGAACTCGAGACCCGGGACGGAGTCACAATTGCCATGGAAGATATTGGAGCTTCTCGGGTCTGGAATATGCGATATAG GTTTTGGCCAAACAACAAAAGTAGAATGTACCTTCTTGAGAACACAG ATGATTAG